From Mustela nigripes isolate SB6536 chromosome 13, MUSNIG.SB6536, whole genome shotgun sequence, one genomic window encodes:
- the RTL1 gene encoding retrotransposon-like protein 1 has protein sequence MIEPSEDSFETMMERKNPSSKQMESSEGSSNTTVGTPGSGAQEAAGAASGPAQERKELPIDLRQDMEEPSSGPHREIKDPPNDLLQDLEESRNAAHQEVGDPTGEAPGGMEEASVNPWGAQDQEVNDTDLANVEEEESPEEDSETSEIMATVRSIISLYLRMQDLREQQRVAEEILMEGISAGRLPVPSKFSGDRREYHEFIVLCQLILQSYPRMFYNDRLRVGYVMCHLSGMALEWAKALVEEDSPLIDDFPAFLEAMSGMFEYRQALRVAEDAMFNIRQGSRPAIEYINEFRGLVPTLGWSDEVLQAHLCQGLNEEIRHYLFRVPQPDSLDSLIVLVLQIEEKLAERRAMLRLPPEARPRNLTWIDSPAPERWMVSNWMPCQARPTVNRDHLFLLLLVRVNPYHSVAVQALVDSGAGGSFMDEKFAQEHYVELYEKPHPKMVQGVDGSLIGDEPVWLYTEPLVCIHQNHQESIEFDIVPSPNFSVILGIDWLRLHTPEVDWIQGRCTFHSPYCLQKCFRPPPPCIALERHAISLLPGLPPLYSDLADVFNPKEADDETSDQPSSDGSDDLSESEPSELQQAGDSDHSETFYECPSIAPWEPVGAGMQNSARPRDESWNPDSMLTNRQDYVQVIPELFDQLHGATWFTKLELRGTVVEEGMNINQAEDVWKAAFGFEPQEMKSYRPFPLSSDPTIPQNVLHFILKDMLSYFVLSYGRDVLVYSMSQEEHFQHVRQVLVRFRHHHVYCSLDRSQFHRHTVEFLGFVITPKGVRLNKSIVNTVTGYPTPGSKKSLRHLIEFILPYQHFVERFHIIIEPLARLLLTEDAFSWGDDEQGAFNCLKRAVRRAPLLHHPKPQNPFYLETGVTKTALHASLSQRDDQTGRRVSCAFYSRSISPIETDYSQLEMKILPIRAAFMVWCRYLENTEEPIMILLNTEDLASLNNDRLTVLLPGHWVFFFSHFNFDVMERPAQDGGRRLPPPRNLGRGARTRSPFSPGGSPGARSLDSTEDEEAEDTPAQGPPSRRNLQQEFLARIPIDQILHSVLAHVSVAQIRAVVLHFFRGLLFWKDTLAVAALLVLLKLKRRLAPPARARAPPRRWLRLGQASALLAPGSGLAATLAQLLAPAPPPAGPSAVPAHELAALLPHPGCAQQGALLPLSRRGLQMSPGFWLLLCDFFGVHVGHLDAARAPPRGARPRELHVAADDDVVLRGALQGDLQRCRQRGLHDGLQDTSQDERDSDVRAALLPRLGLPEPSDVLAFLSRHPPRGRGTAGLADPISQELAARALIGFLTAIYAGAPPAPGPEAEARLRELPRGGKDQASPQ, from the coding sequence ATGATAGAACCCTCTGAAGACTCATTTGAGACGATGATGGAGCGTAAGAATCCATCATCAAAACAAATGGAGTCCTCCGAGGGCTCATCCAACACCACCGTGGGAACGCCAGGCAGCGGCGCGCAGGAGGCAGCGGGGGCGGCCAGCGGCCCCGCCCAGGAAAGGAAAGAGCTGCCCATTGATCTCCGCCAAGACATGGAGGAGCCATCCAGTGGCCCACATAGGGAAATAAAGGATCCACCCAATGACCTACTCCAAGACCTGGAGGAGTCACGCAACGCTGCACATCAGGAAGTGGGGGATCCGACCGGTGAGGCACCTGGCGGAATGGAAGAAGCATCAGTCAACCCCTGGGGAGCCCAAGACCAAGAAGTCAATGACACTGACCTGGCCAACGTGGAAGAGGAGGAGAGCCCCGAAGAGGATTCCGAGACTTCGGAGATCATGGCCACGGTGAGATCCATCATCTCTCTGTACCTCCGCATGCAAGACCTCAGAGAGCAACAAAGGGTAGCAGAAGAGATCTTGATGGAGGGGATCAGTGCGGGCCGACTCCCCGTCCCATCCAAATTCTCCGGCGACCGCAGAGAATACCACGAGTTCATCGTGCTCTGCCAGCTGATCCTGCAAAGCTACCCACGCATGTTCTACAACGACCGCCTGCGAGTGGGGTACGTCATGTGCCACCTCTCGGGCATGGCCTTAGAATGGGCCAAAGCCCTGGTGGAGGAAGACAGCCCCCTGATTGACGACTTCCCGGCCTTCCTGGAGGCCATGTCAGGTATGTTCGAGTACCGACAGGCGCTGCGTGTGGCCGAAGACGCCATGTTCAACATCAGGCAGGGGAGCCGCCCTGCCATCGAGTACATCAATGAGTTCCGGGGCCTGGTACCCACCTTGGGCTGGTCGGACGAGGTCCTGCAGGCTCACCTGTGCCAGGGCCTCAACGAGGAGATCAGGCACTACCTGTTCCGGGTCCCGCAGCCCGACTCGCTGGACAGCCTGATCGTGCTCGTCCTGCAGATAGAGGAGAAGCTGGCGGAGAGAAGGGCCATGCTCAGGCTGCCCCCAGAGGCCCGCCCACGGAACCTGACCTGGATCGACTCACCTGCCCCAGAGAGATGGATGGTCAGCAACTGGATGCCGTGCCAAGCCCGGCCCACCGTCAACCGCGACcacctcttcctgctgctcctggtCAGGGTGAACCCCTACCACAGCGTCGCGGTCCAGGCCCTGGTGGACTCAGGGGCGGGCGGCAGCTTCATGGATGAGAAGTTTGCCCAGGAGCACTACGTGGAGCTCTACGAGAAGCCCCACCCGAAGATGGTCCAAGGCGTGGACGGCTCGCTGATCGGCGACGAACCTGTCTGGCTCTACACGGAGCCCCTGGTGTGCATCCATCAGAACCACCAGGAGTCCATTGAATTCGACATCGTCCCGTCCCCCAACTTCTCCGTCATCCTAGGCATCGACTGGCTCCGGCTCCACACCCCCGAGGTCGACTGGATCCAAGGCCGCTGTACCTTCCACTCTCCCTACTGCCTGCAGAAGTGCTTCCGCCCGCCCCCACCATGCATCGCGCTAGAAAGACATGCCATCAGCCTGCTGCCCGGACTGCCGCCCCTGTACTCCGACCTGGCCGACGTGTTTAACCCGAAGGAAGCAGATGATGAGACTTCCGACCAGCCAAGCTCAGACGGATCCGATGATCTTTCTGAATCAGAGCCCTCTGAGCTTCAGCAGGCTGGAGACAGTGATCACAGCGAGACCTTCTACGAGTGTCCCTCCATCGCGCCGTGGGAACCTGTGGGTGCCGGGATGCAAAACAGCGCCAGGCCGCGGGACGAAAGCTGGAACCCAGACAGCATGCTGACTAACAGACAAGACTACGTACAGGTGATCCCAGAACTATTCGACCAGTTACACGGAGCTACGTGGTTCACAAAGCTGGAGCTGCGGGGGACCGTCGTGGAGGAGGGCATGAACATAAACCAAGCAGAGGATGTATGGAAAGCAGCATTCGGGTTTGAGCCCCAAGAGATGAAGAGCTACCGGCCCTTCCCGCTATCCTCAGACCCGACCATCCCTCAGAACGTGCTCCACTTTATCCTAAAGGACATGCTCAGCTACTTTGTGCTCTCCTACGGCCGGGACGTCCTGGTCTACTCCATGAGCCAGGAGGAGCACTTCCAACATGTGCGCCAAGTCCTGGTCCGCTTCCGACACCACCACGTCTACTGCTCGCTGGACCGGAGCCAGTTCCACCGGCACACCGTCGAGTTCCTGGGATTCGTCATAACCCCCAAAGGGGTGAGGCTCAACAAAAGCATCGTGAACACCGTGACGGGCTACCCCACCCCGGGCTCCAAGAAGTCCCTGCGACACCTGATTGAGTTCATCCTGCCCTACCAGCACTTCGTGGAGCGCTTCCACATCATCATAGAGCCCCTGGCGCGCCTGCTGCTCACGGAGGACGCCTTCTCCTGGGGGGACGACGAGCAGGGGGCCTTCAACTGCCTGAAGCGGGCTGTCCGCAGGGCGCCCCTCCTGCACCACCCCAAGCCGCAGAACCCCTTCTACTTGGAGACGGGTGTCACCAAGACGGCTCTGCACGCGTCCCTGAGCCAGAGAGACGACCAGACCGGCAGGAGGGTGTCCTGCGCCTTCTACTCCCGCAGTATCTCGCCTATCGAAACCGACTACTCTCAACTGGAGATGAAGATTCTTCCAATAAGGGCTGCCTTCATGGTGTGGTGCCGCTACCTGGAGAACACCGAGGAGCCCATCATGATCCTTCTCAACACAGAGGATCTAGCCTCTCTGAATAATGACAGGCTCACCGTACTTCTCCCCGGGCATTgggtcttcttcttctcccacttcaACTTCGACGTCATGGAGCGGCCGGCCCAGGACGGCGGCCGCCGCCTGCCGCCCCCGAGAAACCTGGGCCGCGGGGCCCGCACCAGGTCACCATTCAGCCCGGGAGGGTCCCCGGGGGCTCGGTCCCTGGATTCCACAGAGGACGAGGAGGCGGAGGACACCCCCGCCCAGGGTCCCCCGAGCAGGCGGAACCTCCAGCAGGAGTTCCTGGCTCGGATCCCCATCGACCAAATCCTGCACAGCGTCCTGGCCCACGTCAGCGTGGCCCAGATCCGAGCCGTGGTCCTGCACTTCTTCCGCGGCCTCCTGTTCTGGAAGGACACCCTGGCCGTGGCCGCGCTCCTCGTGCTGCTCAAGCTCAAGCGGCGTCTGGCGCCGCCCGCGCGCGCCCGCGCCCCACCCCGACGCTGGCTGCGCCTCGGCCAGGCGTCCGCGCTCCTCGCCCCCGGCAGCGGCCTGGCCGCCACCCTGGCGCAGCTCCTCGCCCCGGCGCCCCCGCCCGCGGGCCCCAGCGCCGTCCCGGCGCACGAGCTGGCCGCGCTGCTCCCGCACCCCGGCTGCGCGCAGCAAGGCGCGCTGCTGCCCCTGAGCCGCCGGGGCCTGCAAATGAGCCCCGGCTTCTGGCTGCTGCTGTGCGACTTCTTCGGCGTCCACGTGGGCCACCTGGACGCGGCCCGCGCCCCCCCGCGGGGAGCCCGCCCCCGGGAGCTGCACGTCGCGGCGGATGACGATGTCGTCTTGCGAGGAGCCCTGCAAGGCGACCTGCAACGTTGCCGTCAGCGCGGCCTGCACGACGGCCTGCAAGACACCTCGCAGGACGAGCGGGACAGCGACGTGAGGGCGGCCCTGCTGCCCCGCCTGGGCCTCCCCGAGCCCTCCGATGTCCTGGCCTTCCTGAGCCGACACCCACCCCGCGGCCGCGGCACCGCCGGCCTGGCCGACCCCATCTCCCAGGAGCTGGCGGCCAGGGCCCTGATCGGCTTTCTGACCGCCATCTACGCCGgcgcgcccccggcccccggcccggAGGCCGAAGCCAGGCTGCGAGAGCTGCCCCGCGGCGGCAAGGACCAGGCGAGCCCCCAGTGA